From a region of the Theobroma cacao cultivar B97-61/B2 chromosome 8, Criollo_cocoa_genome_V2, whole genome shotgun sequence genome:
- the LOC18591440 gene encoding mitogen-activated protein kinase homolog NTF3 — MATPVEPPNGIHYHGKHYYSMWQTLFEIDTKYVPIKPIGRGAYGIVCSSVNRETNEKVAIKKIHNAFENRVDALRTLRELKLLRHLRDDNVIVLKDVMMPIHRRSFKDVYLVYELMDTDLHQIIKSSQALTNDHCQYFLFQLLRGLKYLHSANILHRDLKPGNLLINANCDLKICDFGLARTSNAKGQFMTEYVVTRWYRAPELLLCCDNYGIAIDVWSVGCIFAELLGRKPIFPGTECLNQLKLIINILGSQKEEDLEFIDNPKARKYIKSLSYSPGTPFSRLYPNAHPLAIDLLQKMLLFDPSKRIGVTEALQHPYMAPLYDPNGNPPAQVPVDLDIDEDLGEEMIREMMWKEMLHYHPEAATSNGEVCA, encoded by the exons ATGGCAACTCCAGTTGAGCCTCCAAATGGTATTCATTACCACGGAAAACATTACTATTCCATGTGGCAAACATTGTTCGAAATCGACACCAAATATGTGCCCATCAAGCCTATTGGTAGAGGGGCTTATGGTATCGTTTGCTCTTCTGTGAATCGGGAAACCAATGAGAAAGTTGCCATTAAAAAGATACACAATGCCTTTGAAAATCGCGTCGATGCACTGAGAACGTTGCGTGAATTGAAGCTACTTAGGCATCTCAGAGATGATAATGTGATTGTTTTGAAAGATGTCATGATGCCGATTCATAGGAGAAGCTTCAAAGATGTTTATCTGGTTTACGAACTTATGGATACAGATTTGCATCAGATTATTAAGTCTTCTCAAGCTCTTACAAATGATCACTGTCAGTATTTCCTCTTCCAG TTGCTTCGAGGCCTGAAGTATCTTCACTCAGCAAACATTCTCCACCGTGACCTGAAGCCTGGAAACCTTCTTATCAATGCAAATTGTGACCTCAAAATTTGTGACTTTGGACTAGCACGCACTAGCAATGCCAAGGGTCAATTCATGACAGAGTATGTTGTCACTCGCTGGTACAGGGCCCCCGAGCTTCTTCTCTGCTGCGACAACTATGGAATAGCCATTGATGTGTGGTCTGTTGGATGCATCTTTGCAGAGCTTCTTGGCAGGAAACCCATCTTCCCTGGTACAGAGTGTCTCAACCAACTTAAGCTTATCATCAACATCCTTGGCAGCCAGAAGGAGGAGGATCTTGAATTTATAGATAACCCTAAGGCAAGGAAATACATCAAATCACTCTCATATTCTCCTGGAACCCCCTTTTCCCGTCTTTATCCAAATGCCCATCCTTTGGCAATTGATTTACTGCAAAAGATGCTTCTTTTTGACCCCTCAAAAAGGATTGGTGTAACTGAAGCACTCCAACACCCTTACATGGCACCCTTGTACGATCCCAACGGCAATCCTCCGGCCCAGGTGCCAGTCGACCTTGACATAGATGAGGATTTAGGTGAAGAGATGATCAGGGAGATGATGTGGAAGGAAATGCTTCATTACCATCCCGAAGCTGCTACATCCAATGGTGAGGTGTGCGCCTAA